DNA sequence from the Streptomyces canus genome:
GTTCACCACGTCGTCCCTGGTCGAGCAGTGGGGCGGCACCCCTCCGGCGACCCTGCCGGGCGGCGCGGCCGCGCCCTGGGCGACGCAGCCGGCCCAGCCATGGGGGGACCAGCCCCAGGACGGCCCGGGAGCGGGACCCGAGCACGGTGGCGGCTTCGACAACGGTCACGGTGGGGCGGTGGGCGACGGCCACCCCGGTCCGCTGGGCGACAGCCACGCGCACGTGCCCGCCGGTGACGGACCGGCTGGTGACGGGCACGCCGTCACGGCGGACGACCCGCACCTGCCGTCCGCCGCGCACCCCGGAAGTCACGCGGTCGCCGACGCGCCGCGGCGGTCCGAGCCGGACGAGACGTCCCACGAGGCGGCACCCGACTCCGCACAGTCGCACGCCGACAGCAACGGCCATGGCATCGGTCTCGCCGAGCCCTACGGGGACAGCCCCTCCGCAACCGCCTCACAGCCCTCTCCCGGCCCCGGTGAGGCATCGGCGCCCCCAAGAGTCTCCGAGGGCGCCGAAGAGGCCGTGGAAGCCGCTGACGGCCCCGCCGAGCCCGGCGCGGAGCACGCCCCGGCCGACGGCGGCGACGAACCGGGTCCGGAGGCCGCGGAGGAGCACGCGAGCGACTCCGACGAGAACCCCGGCGACCAGGCCCCCGCGCTCCCCGGCGAGGAACACCCCCTCGCCTCCTACGTCCTGCGCGTCAACGGCGTCGACCGCCCCGTCACCGACGCCTGGATCGGCGAGTCGCTGCTCTACGTGCTGCGCGAGCGGCTCGGGCTCGCCGGCGCCAAGGACGGCTGCTCGCAGGGCGAGTGCGGGGCGTGCAACGTCCAGGTCGACGGGCGGCTCGTCGCCTCCTGCCTGGTGCCCGCGGTGACCGCCGCCGGCAGCGAGGTCCGTACCGTCGAGGGCCTCGCCGAGGACGGCCGGCCCTCCGACGTGCAGCGGGCGCTCGCCCGGTGCGGCGCCGTGCAGTGCGGCTTCTGCGTGCCGGGCATGGCGATGACCGTGCACGACCTGCTGGAGGGCAACCCCGCGCCCACCGAGCTGGAGACCCGCCAGGCGCTGTGCGGCAACCTCTGCCGCTGCTCCGGCTACCGGGGTGTCGTCGACGCCGTCAAGGATGTCGTCGCCGAGCGTGAGGCACACGCGACGGGCGACGGTGAGACGGACGGCGACGAGGCACGTATCCCGCATCAGGCGGGCCCCGGAGGCGGAAGCGTCCACCCGTCGGCGTTCGACTCCCCGGGGTTCCCGGGCACCGCCGGACCGCATGAGCAGGCACACGGACAGGGACAGGACGGAGGCCAGGCGTGAGCAACGAAGCCGCCACCGCGACCACCGCCGCGGAGGCAGCACCCGCCCCCGAGCCGATTCCGCACGGCATCGGCGTCTCTCTGCCGCCCGCCGACGCCCGCGCGAAGACCGAGGGCACCTTCCCGTACGCGGCCGACCTGTGGGCCGAGGGCCTGCTGTGGGCGGCCGTCCTGCGCTCGCCCCACGCGCACGCGCGCATCGTGTCCATCGACACCTCCCACGCGCGTGAGATGCCCGGAGTCCGTGCGGTCGTCACGCACGAGGACGTGCCCGGCAGCCCGGTGCACGGCCGCGGCAGGGCCGACCGTCCGGTCTTCGCCTCCGAGGTCGTACGCCATCACGGCGAGCCCATCGCCGCCGTCGCCGCCGACCACCCCGACACCGCGCGCATGGCCGCGGCCGCCGTCATCGTCGAGTACGAGGTCCTCGAGCCGGTCACGGACCCGGAGCAGGCCTTCGAGGCCGAGCCCCTGCACCCCGACGGCAACCTGGTCCGGCACATCCCGCTCCAGCACGGCGACCCCTCCGCGACCGGCGAGATCGTCGTCGAGGGCCAGTACCGCATCGGCCGCCAGGACCCCGCCCCCATCGGCGCCGAGGCCGGCCTCGCCGTGCCCCGTCCCGACGGCGGCGTCGAGCTCTACCTGGCCTCCACCGACCCGCACGCGGACCGCGACACGGCCGCCGCCTGCTACGGACTCGAGCCCGAGCGCGTCAAGGTCGTCGTCACCGGCGTCCCCGGCGCCACCGCCGACCGCGAGGACCAGGGCTTCCAGCTCCCGCTCGGCCTCCTCGCGCTCAAGACCGGCTGCCCGGTCAAGCTGACGGCCACGCGCGAGGAGTCCTTCCTCGGCCATGTGCACCGTCATCCCACCCTGCTGAGATACCGCCACCACGCCGACGCCGAGGGCAAGCTGGTCAAGGTCGAGGCGCAGATCCTGCTCGACGCGGGCGCCTACGCCGACACCTCCTCGGAGGCCCTGGCCGCCGCCGTGGGCTTCGCCTGCGGGCCGTACGTCGTCCCGAACGCCTTCATCGAGGGCTGGGCCGTCCGCACCAACAACCCGCCCTCCGGCCATGTCCGCGGGGAGGGCGCGATGCAGGTGTGCGCCGCCTACGAGGCGCAGATGGACAAGCTGGCCAAGAAGCTGGGCGTCGACCCGGCCGAACTGCGTCTGCGCAACGCCCTCGCCACCGGCGACATACTCCCGACCGGCCAGACGGTCACCTGCCCCGCGCCGGTCGCCGAACTGCTCCAGGCCGTACGCGACTTCCCGCTGCCCGCCCTCCCCAAGGACACCCCCGAGGACGAGTGGCTGCTGCCCGGCGGCCCCGAGGGCGCGGGCGAACCGGGCGCGATCCGCAGGGGTGTCGGCTACGGCCTCGGCATGGTGCACATGCTCGGCGCGGAGGGCGCGGACGAGGTCTCCACGGCGACCGTACGGGTCCAGGACGGCGTCGCCACGGTGCTCTGCGCGGCCGTCGAGACCGGCCAGGGGTTCACCACCCTGGCCCGCCAGATCGTCCAGGAGACGCTCGGGATCGACGAGGTCCATGTGGCCCCCGTCGACACCGACCAGCCCCCCGCCGGGCCGGGCTGCCGCGGCCGGCACACCTGGGTCTCGGGCGGCGCGGTCGAGCGCGCGGCCAAGATGGTCCGCACCCAGCTGCTCCAGCCCCTGGCCCACAAGTTCGGCATGTCCACCGAACTGCTCCAGATCACCGACGGCAAGATCACCTCGTACGACGGAGTCCTGTCGACGACCGTCACCGAGGCCATGGACGGCAAGGAACTGTGGGCCACCGCCCAGTGCCGGCCGCACCCGACGGAACCCCTCAACGAGGCCGGCCAGGGCGACGCCTTCGTCGGCATGGCGTTCTGCGCGATCCGCGCGGTGGTCGACGTCGACATCGAACTCGGCTCCGTCCGTGTGGTCGAGCTCGCGCTCGCCCAGGACGTCGGCCGGATCCTCAACCCCGCCCAGCTGGAGGCCCGTATCGAAGCGGGCGTCACCCAGGGAGTCGGGATAGCGCTCACGGAGAACCTGCGCAGCGCGCGCGGGCTGATCCGCCACCCGGACCTCACCGGGTACGCCCTGCCGACGGCCCTGGACGCGCCGGAGATCCGGATCGTCAAGCTGGTCGAGGAACGGGACGTGGTCGCCCCGTTCGGGGCGAAGGCGGCCAGCGCGGTGCCGGTGGTCACGTCCCCGGCGGCCGTCGCGTCGGCCGTACGGGCCGCGACGGGCCGTCCCGTGAACCGGCTCCCGATACGCCCGCAGGCCGCGGTCGTGACCGACCGATGAGTTCCTCCGGCCAGGAGCCCCGCGAGTACGAACCGCCGCCCGGCCTGGGCAAGCTGGCGCTGTGGATCCTGCTGTTCGTGGTGGCGGCCATCGTGGTCGTGGTGGGCGGCGTGTACTTCGCGTGATGCGCGGCGTCGTGCTGGTCACCGGTGATGGGGGCACCTCCCGCGCCCTTTAGGCGGCGGGGGAGGCGGCCGGTAAATCCACGGTGGCGCAGGCGCTGGCCGAGCGGTTGCCGAGGGCGGCGCATGTCCGCGGGGACGTGTTCCGGCGGATGATCGTGTCGGGGCGGGCGGAGTACCGGCCCGGCGCCTCCGGAGAGGCTTCGGCTCAACTCCGTCTGCGGTACCGGTTGTCGGCCGCGACGGCGGACGCGTACGCCGAGTCCGGGTTCACGGCCGTCGTACGGGACGTGGTGCTGGGAGAGGACCTGACGGCGTACGTCGGGCTGGTCCGGAGCCGGCCGCTGTACGTCGTCGTCCTGGCACCGGATCCCGGGACGGTGGCCGCCCGGGAGGCCGGCCGGGCGAAGACGGGCTACGACGGCGAGGCCTGGACGATCCCCGCGCTGGACGAGGCGCTGCGGACGTCGACTCCGCGGATCGGCCTGTGGCTGGACACCTCCGCACTGACCCCTGCGCAGACGGTGGAGGCGATTCTCGCGGGGCGGGAACGTGCGAGGGTGCTCTGACGTCTCCTTGATACGGGGGCGTTGTCAGTGGTGGCGCGTAGTGTTTCGAGCAGTGGGGGACGAGCGCAGGCCCGACGGGTTCGCCGTGCCGTGCCCGGCCAGGGGACTGCGTACGAAGCACACGGGGGAGCCATGAGCACGACCGATGCCGCCGTAGCGGCGATCAGACTGACCGAGGACGAACTGCATCCGTACATCTCGCATGTGTCGACCCGCCGCTGGCTCAGCGGCCCCGGACTGCCCGGCGAAAGCGACCTGTTCACCTTCGAGGAGCTGCGCCGCGAGGGCCTGCGGACGGTCGCGGACGCGACGGCCGACCCGGGCGGGCGGCTCAGCCAGGAGTTGTGCGACCAGCTGGTGATCGGCGGGCTGACGGATCTGCAGGGCAGGGAGCGGGAGTCGGTCCTGCTCGACGGCGTCACGGGCGAGGTCTCGACGACGGCGTTCTTCCACGCCCGCCCGGACCTGATGGACCGCACCCCGCTGGCCCCCTCTCTGCCCACCCTGGTCCGCTTCGCGACGGCGACGGACGAACTGACCGAGGTGCGCGGCCAGTTCGCGGCGTACGCCGGCCGCTTCGGTCCCACGGCCGTGGAGGACGCGACGCGTCAGCTGCTGACGGTGTTCGAGGAGGGCACGGGCGGCGAGGTGCCGACGTTCTGGAAGATCGCGGCCCTGATCCGCCCCCTGGCCCTGGTGGCGGGTCCGGGCACGGCGTCCGGCCTGGCCCTGGACCTCCCGCCGCGCCTGCTGGACCAGGAGTTCGGCCGCAGCCACGTCGTCCGCTTCGAGGACATCGACTTCCCGTCCACGCTCACGCACGCCCCGACCCGCCGCTTCCTGGCGGAGACGGGCCTGCCCGAGGACGGCGTCCTCTTCCACACCGACCCGGACGCCCCGCTGCCGACCCTCGCCGAGCACCGGGCCGAGCAGCTGGTCGCCCTCCCGCCCCGCGCCGAACACCTGATCGTCCTCGGCCACCTGATCGAGGACAACACCCTCGTGGTCGACGGCGAGACGGGCGCGGTCCTGAACTGGAGCGAGCGGGAAGCGACCCTCCACCCCCTCAACACGGACATCTCCACCCTCGCCTTCACCCTCTGGCTCCTGCACCGGGAGCGCCAGATAGACGAGTCGCTCGCCCACGAGCTGACGAACACGCTGTACGTCCAGGTCGCCAAGACGATGGTCCGCGCCCTGTCCACCATCGACCCGACGGGCACGACGACGGACGCCGACTGGCACTACTGGACGGAGCTGTTCCAGGACGAGGTGGGCGGCGTGCTCTGACCGACCGCGCGGCGCAGGGTCGCCGAGAGGTGATGCTGCAAGGGCTGCCCGACCGCCGCGAGGTCATGGACGAACGTGAACGTGTCGGCGTCGCCGTCGCCCAGGGTGTAGCGGCGACGGGTGGCGGTCACGTCCTTGGCGGTGGGGGTGAGAGCGACGGAGTGCGTGGAGAGATCGACCGCGCCCTCTCCCGCATGCCCGACCAGGATCTCGGTGATGCCGGTGGGCTGGGTGACCAGTGCCTCCACCCGGCCGTCCGCCTGAAGCCGCCACCACCCGCTCTCCCGGGCCGCGGGCCGCAACGGCGCCCCGTCCCCGTCGAGCAGCCAGGCCCGCGCCTCGTACCGGAGAAAGGGACGCCCGTCGTGTCGGAAGCTGACCTCCTGCGCGTAAGCGAAGTCGCCGTCGAGCGTCGGATACCCACCTCGGCCCCGCCCCCGCCACGCCCCCAGAAACCCGAGCACGGGCTCGAGCAGCGGATGCGGCCCAGGCGCGTCATCCGCCCCCAGGGCATCGGGAAAGGGAGGCTCCGCCACACTCTCGACCACGCCCGCACTCCTCACTCACGACCACTACCGCCCGCAAGCCTAGAACGCGGCACAGCGGAAGGGGCGGCATCCAGTACGGGATGCCGCCCCTTCACCACACCAGAGGCCGTGGCGGGAATCGAACCCGCGTAACTCGCTTTGCAGGTTTGTCCGGGCTGGTCAGGGCGCGATCTGAACGGGTTCGGCGATGTTCAGACCCGTACGGATGCTGGGCCCGAAGGGGCTCGGTGTACGGGTCCGAACGGCCGTGTACGGCGACGAACGAGACGGAAAGTGAGACGGACGAACGGGACTCCGAACCGTGAACACGGCCTGGACCTCTGGGCCGGCGGAGGATGTGAGAGCTGCCCTCGCTAGGGCTGCCCCCAACACGCCTTCCAACTGTCCGTGCGGCCGAACGGGGGCGTCTGTGGGAGTTCGCGCGGCAGGTCAGAGGGTGTGTGTACGGTCGCGGCCGTCGGCGCACTAGACAAAGACCACGACTAAGGAGGGGCAGGTCGAGTTACTGAGATCAGGCGCGAGAGTCGGCGCCGACGAACTTTGTCCCTGGTGGTCGCCCAGCGAACGCGAACCCGTGGCCCACAACTGCGTGAGGTCGATCCGCAGGCGCCCGTAAAGGGCGCCTAGCGGGCTGTCGTACCCGCTCCCGTCACAGTGCTCGTGGTCGCCAGCCGCGTCACCTCGTGCGACCTTGCTGTTGCCGCAGGTTAGATACAGCTCCGGCATGGCATGCCTCCGCGTTCGACTTGCCGAGAAGAGCCCCACGACGGCGGCAACTTGCGGCACAGTTACTCACATGAGATGGCGCGGCAAACGGGTTTGGCTCTCACTCCTCGGACCTCTCTTCTTCGTTACTTTCTTCACCGCAGGGCCGGGATTGCTGAAGGAAGTCGTGACGAGCCCTCCCTCTTGGCTAACCCCATTGGTGGCAGCACTCGGTGGCAGTGTGCTACTCATAGCCACACCGCTCCTTCAATCTCGTGTCGATGTCATAAGACGGAAAGACCAGCAACTGGACGAACAGGACAGTACGCGTGAGGCCGTACTCCAACGGCTGGTGGGGGAGAGATCTGATTTCCCACTCGTCAGTGACGTCAACGATCGCGCTGTGCTAGGGATTCATCCAGCCATTCCACTCCCCGCAGGCTCAGGCAGCTCGCTCTCTTCCGAACTGCCTAGCTATATATCGCGTGACGTTGACGCAGACCTTCATACAGCGCTCCGCGCGAAACGAGCAACAGGCGGGTTCATCGTCCTGGTCGGGCGTGCTGCTTCCGGAAAGACCAGATGTGCGTACGAGTCAGTTAAGGCAGTCCTGCCGGATTGGCGGCTCTGTATGCCCAGTGGGTTCGAGTCGCTCAAAACGCTGATCGAAGCTTCCGTTGATTTGGATCAGACGGTCATCTGGTTGGACGAAGTGCAGAAATTTATAGGACCAGGGAAACTGGAATCTGAGTTCATGCGCCGACTGCTGTTCAATAGAAGCGAGCCTGTGATCATAATGGGGACGATTTGGCCCAATAATTACTCAAGGCTGCGCTCTCG
Encoded proteins:
- a CDS encoding 2Fe-2S iron-sulfur cluster-binding protein — encoded protein: MTDDQHGEGTPRAAGRWDPLPQGDYDDGATAFVKLPEGGIDALLASADSPLAAPGHGYVPPQITATPGDGTDPAAPAGWAVPAEGAQWPDPSTLPQGQTGQFTYNPATTQQWNVEDTAAAPAPGHDVTGQWSIPVAGGDLPDESGEFTTSSLVEQWGGTPPATLPGGAAAPWATQPAQPWGDQPQDGPGAGPEHGGGFDNGHGGAVGDGHPGPLGDSHAHVPAGDGPAGDGHAVTADDPHLPSAAHPGSHAVADAPRRSEPDETSHEAAPDSAQSHADSNGHGIGLAEPYGDSPSATASQPSPGPGEASAPPRVSEGAEEAVEAADGPAEPGAEHAPADGGDEPGPEAAEEHASDSDENPGDQAPALPGEEHPLASYVLRVNGVDRPVTDAWIGESLLYVLRERLGLAGAKDGCSQGECGACNVQVDGRLVASCLVPAVTAAGSEVRTVEGLAEDGRPSDVQRALARCGAVQCGFCVPGMAMTVHDLLEGNPAPTELETRQALCGNLCRCSGYRGVVDAVKDVVAEREAHATGDGETDGDEARIPHQAGPGGGSVHPSAFDSPGFPGTAGPHEQAHGQGQDGGQA
- a CDS encoding xanthine dehydrogenase family protein molybdopterin-binding subunit; the encoded protein is MSNEAATATTAAEAAPAPEPIPHGIGVSLPPADARAKTEGTFPYAADLWAEGLLWAAVLRSPHAHARIVSIDTSHAREMPGVRAVVTHEDVPGSPVHGRGRADRPVFASEVVRHHGEPIAAVAADHPDTARMAAAAVIVEYEVLEPVTDPEQAFEAEPLHPDGNLVRHIPLQHGDPSATGEIVVEGQYRIGRQDPAPIGAEAGLAVPRPDGGVELYLASTDPHADRDTAAACYGLEPERVKVVVTGVPGATADREDQGFQLPLGLLALKTGCPVKLTATREESFLGHVHRHPTLLRYRHHADAEGKLVKVEAQILLDAGAYADTSSEALAAAVGFACGPYVVPNAFIEGWAVRTNNPPSGHVRGEGAMQVCAAYEAQMDKLAKKLGVDPAELRLRNALATGDILPTGQTVTCPAPVAELLQAVRDFPLPALPKDTPEDEWLLPGGPEGAGEPGAIRRGVGYGLGMVHMLGAEGADEVSTATVRVQDGVATVLCAAVETGQGFTTLARQIVQETLGIDEVHVAPVDTDQPPAGPGCRGRHTWVSGGAVERAAKMVRTQLLQPLAHKFGMSTELLQITDGKITSYDGVLSTTVTEAMDGKELWATAQCRPHPTEPLNEAGQGDAFVGMAFCAIRAVVDVDIELGSVRVVELALAQDVGRILNPAQLEARIEAGVTQGVGIALTENLRSARGLIRHPDLTGYALPTALDAPEIRIVKLVEERDVVAPFGAKAASAVPVVTSPAAVASAVRAATGRPVNRLPIRPQAAVVTDR
- a CDS encoding SUKH-4 family immunity protein, which encodes MSTTDAAVAAIRLTEDELHPYISHVSTRRWLSGPGLPGESDLFTFEELRREGLRTVADATADPGGRLSQELCDQLVIGGLTDLQGRERESVLLDGVTGEVSTTAFFHARPDLMDRTPLAPSLPTLVRFATATDELTEVRGQFAAYAGRFGPTAVEDATRQLLTVFEEGTGGEVPTFWKIAALIRPLALVAGPGTASGLALDLPPRLLDQEFGRSHVVRFEDIDFPSTLTHAPTRRFLAETGLPEDGVLFHTDPDAPLPTLAEHRAEQLVALPPRAEHLIVLGHLIEDNTLVVDGETGAVLNWSEREATLHPLNTDISTLAFTLWLLHRERQIDESLAHELTNTLYVQVAKTMVRALSTIDPTGTTTDADWHYWTELFQDEVGGVL
- a CDS encoding FABP family protein translates to MVESVAEPPFPDALGADDAPGPHPLLEPVLGFLGAWRGRGRGGYPTLDGDFAYAQEVSFRHDGRPFLRYEARAWLLDGDGAPLRPAARESGWWRLQADGRVEALVTQPTGITEILVGHAGEGAVDLSTHSVALTPTAKDVTATRRRYTLGDGDADTFTFVHDLAAVGQPLQHHLSATLRRAVGQSTPPTSSWNSSVQ